The genomic segment TGGGCGAGGGCCTGATCGACGTCAAGCCGCTGATCACGGCCACCATGCCGTTCGAGAACGCCGTCGCCGCTTTCGAGCTCGCCAGCGACCGCTCGCAGTCGATGAAGGTGCAGCTTACCTTCTAGGTGCGTCGGTGGCCTGCTGGCTGTCGATCAGCCGGTCGCTGATCAGGCGAACCGCACCGCGTTTCCAGGAATAGTCGGCGCCCATGCGCAGGCCGCTGTCGCCCCGCGCCAGCACCGCGCCGGTCCTGGCATCGCGAACCTGGAAGCCGAGCGTGTATTCGGTGCGGCTGACGCGGCGCACCACGCCGATCAGCGATTGGTCCGCACCGAGCTTGCGTGCAATGGAAGCCTCGCAGCCGCCGCAATCCCGCAAAGCGCCGGTTTTCCCCGCCTCTCCGCTAACGTCGACGATCCGGTAACGGCCGGAATGCCCGAGCGCCTCGCGCACACCGCCAGTGACCTCCGCGAGATATGACGCATCTGACGCAGCGGACGCGCCCGCTGAAGCGGCCGTCATGTCCTCGAGCTCGAAATCGAACACGGCAAGCTCGACCGGCGCAGGCGTGCCGAGCGCAGCCATGACCTCGCGAGACACAAAGATCTCGGCGCGCTCCCATGCTTCATCATTGTCGCCGCGGAAGCTGTAGAGCTTGTCCAGCACGAGCGTCTTGGCGCCGACGTTGATCACGGCAACCTTGGCCCATTGCACCAGCGTGCTCGTCTTCTGAATGCCGCCGACCACCTTGAACGCCGCTCCGTCCTGGGCCGAGGACACCAGCCGATAGCGCCCACCCTCGCCGATGTCTCGTCTGAGTGCGGCCATGAACGCCGCCAGCCGCCGCTCGTGGGCGGCGGTCTGGTTGGTCGGCTCGGCCGAGGTGTCGGTGTAGCTGAAATCGTCCATGGCAACCCCGATGGCGGACTGCGCAGCGACGGGCGAGCAGGAGAGGAGGAAGAGGAGACAGGCAGAGAGAACCGGCCGGGAGCGGTGCATGAACGGACCTCGTGGATGGAACGCAAATCTGCGCGGGCCACCTCACGCCCCGCAGCCGTCGCCGTCCCGACCAACGCCGGGAAAATTTCACGACGTTGCACTGCGGCAAGTCGGGAACGCTTCCCGCCGCTGGCGTTCTGCCCTTTAATGAGGCGCGACAAGCCCGTTCGCACCAGGTGCAAGCCGATGTGGAATCGCCCGAGGTTCGATCTCAAGGTCCGTCTGACGCTGCGCGTGGCCGCGATATCGGCCGCCTGCTTCGCCGCGATCTCCACCTATTTCCTTGTCACGGCTGACCGCGCCGCGCATGCGCGCATCGACGGTATCGCCGCCATCGTGGCGAAGACGCTGGAGCTGCAGCAAGGCAAGGTGCAGTGGGCGGCGAGCCCCCGCTCGGACTTTCCGAACCTCGACCCGGTGTCGGCCCATGTCATGACGCCCGGCCTGTGTCTTGGATTCCGTGGGCCGAGCGGCGAGATGCTGCAGCGTTTCTGTAGCGGCGCGCCTGCCCCGGCCAGCCCGCCGCCGCAAGCCTTCGCCGCCTTCTATCGCGGCGTGTTCGACCCCGGCCGCGAGGCGGCGCGGCCCGTGATCGTGCGCGGAACCAAGCTCGGCGAGACCGTGGTTTCGCTCGACCCGGCGGTGCAGACGGCGGACGCCTGGCACGAGGCCGGCCGCCTGATGATCGCGCTTGCGATCGCGCTGCCGCTGCTCTGCGCGCTGGTCTATGCCGCACTGGCCCGCGCGCTGCGCCCCACCCGCATGATCGGCAGCGGCCTCGAACGCATCGCCGCCGGCGACCTCACCGCCCGGCTGCCGCCATTCGACCTCGCCGAGCTCTCCGCCATCCGCGACGTCTTCAACCATCTCGCCGAAAGCCTCGACACCGCGCTCGCCGAGCGGAGCGAACTGACGCGGAAGCTGATCGCGCTCCAGGACGAGGAGCGCCGCCATCTCGCCCGCGAGCTGCATGACGAATTCGGCCAGTCGCTGGCCGCGATCCGCGCGCTGGCCGCATCCGCCCGCCAGACTGCGGCGCAGGACTGTCCCGGCTTGCTCGGCGAATGCGACAGCATTGCCCGCACCGCGACCGGCATGATGGAGACGCTGCGCGGCGCGCTGTTCCGGCTGCGGCCGCCCGATGTCGATGAGCTTGGCCTCATCGCTAGCCTCGAAGGCCTGGTGTCGGGTTGGAACGGCCGCAGCCGCGGCCAGCCCCGCTTCGAGATCCGGTTCGACGGCGCTTTCGAAGGCGTGCCCGCCGCCGTCAGTGCCAACCTGTATCGCATCGTGCAGGAGGCGCTCACCAACGCCACCAAGCATGCCGGCGCAACGAAGGTCAGCCTGCATCTGACCATGGCCGACAGCGAGATCGCGCTCGCGATCGAGGACGATGGCCGGCCGAACGAAGCTGCCGCCAAGTCCGGCATGGGCCTGCTTGGCATGCGCGAGCGCGTCGCTGCGCTTCGCGGCCGGCTCAGCTTTGAGACCGGCCCTCACGGCTCGGCGCTGCGCGTAATCATTCCGCTCGCGGCTGCCGCGTCTGGGGCCCTGGAGCATGCGGCATGAGCGCAGTTGAAGCGACGATCCTGCTGGTCGACGACCATTCCGTCGTCCGCGAGGGCTATCGCTCGGTGCTCCAGAAACAGCCGGGCTTGCGCGTCGTCGCCGAGGCGGCCGACGGTGCGGAAGCCTATCGCCTGTACAAATCCGAGACGCCCGACCTCGTCATCATGGACCTCAGCATGCCCGGCATCGGCGGCATCGAGGCGGTCAGGCGGATCAGGCAGTGGGACAAGACTGCGCGGATTCTCGTTTTCACCATGCACGAGAATGCCGGCTTTGCCGTGCAGGCGATCCGCGCCGGTGCACGGGGTTACGTCACCAAGACCAGTCCGCCCGAGACCTTGGTGCGCGCGGTCAAGGACGTGCTCGCCGGCAAGATCGCCATCAGCCCCGACATCGACCACGAGCTTGCGCTCAGCCGGATCAGCGGCGAGACCTTGGCCGCCGACGTGCTGACGCCGCGCGAGTTCGAGGTGCTGCGGCTGCTGCTCGCCGAGAACACGACCGAGGAGATCGCCGAGACGCTGCATGTCAGCCCGAAGACGGTGGCGAACCTGCATTCGCTGATCAAGGACAAGCTCGGCGTCGGCTCCGACATCGAGCTGGTCCGGCTGGCGCTGCGCCAGGGCATCTTGACCGAGGTCGATCTCGGCGAGGCCTGAGCTACGCCGCGGCGGATCACTCCCGCGCGACCACCGAGTCCAGCCACGCGCAGTTGAGCGGCGGCACGCGCGGATCGGCGACGCGCACGCCGCGGGCAGCGGCGTCGAGCCGCATCTCGCGCATCCGCTTGCGCTGCTCTTCGGGCATATGCAGCCGTTCGTGACCCCACAGGGAGGGCCCATCAAAGGTCTCGTGCGGCTGCCAGGTCTCGGGATCGATGACGCGTCCGCCCCAGCCGTACTCGATGAAGAAGCCGGACGGCGTATTCACATAGAACGAGGTCATGTGGTCATTGGTGTGCCGGCCCAGCGTGTAGGCGATGCGTCCCTCGTCCATTTGCGCGAGGTCGTAGCCCTGCCCGACATCGTCGAGGCAGCCGAGCTCGACCATGAAGTGATGCATCGCCTTTCGCCCCGAGCCGACCATCGCAAAGGAGTGGTGGCGGCCGTTGACGTGG from the Bradyrhizobium sp. WBAH42 genome contains:
- a CDS encoding DUF3280 domain-containing protein; translation: MHRSRPVLSACLLFLLSCSPVAAQSAIGVAMDDFSYTDTSAEPTNQTAAHERRLAAFMAALRRDIGEGGRYRLVSSAQDGAAFKVVGGIQKTSTLVQWAKVAVINVGAKTLVLDKLYSFRGDNDEAWERAEIFVSREVMAALGTPAPVELAVFDFELEDMTAASAGASAASDASYLAEVTGGVREALGHSGRYRIVDVSGEAGKTGALRDCGGCEASIARKLGADQSLIGVVRRVSRTEYTLGFQVRDARTGAVLARGDSGLRMGADYSWKRGAVRLISDRLIDSQQATDAPRR
- a CDS encoding response regulator transcription factor, yielding MSAVEATILLVDDHSVVREGYRSVLQKQPGLRVVAEAADGAEAYRLYKSETPDLVIMDLSMPGIGGIEAVRRIRQWDKTARILVFTMHENAGFAVQAIRAGARGYVTKTSPPETLVRAVKDVLAGKIAISPDIDHELALSRISGETLAADVLTPREFEVLRLLLAENTTEEIAETLHVSPKTVANLHSLIKDKLGVGSDIELVRLALRQGILTEVDLGEA
- a CDS encoding histidine kinase, which produces MWNRPRFDLKVRLTLRVAAISAACFAAISTYFLVTADRAAHARIDGIAAIVAKTLELQQGKVQWAASPRSDFPNLDPVSAHVMTPGLCLGFRGPSGEMLQRFCSGAPAPASPPPQAFAAFYRGVFDPGREAARPVIVRGTKLGETVVSLDPAVQTADAWHEAGRLMIALAIALPLLCALVYAALARALRPTRMIGSGLERIAAGDLTARLPPFDLAELSAIRDVFNHLAESLDTALAERSELTRKLIALQDEERRHLARELHDEFGQSLAAIRALAASARQTAAQDCPGLLGECDSIARTATGMMETLRGALFRLRPPDVDELGLIASLEGLVSGWNGRSRGQPRFEIRFDGAFEGVPAAVSANLYRIVQEALTNATKHAGATKVSLHLTMADSEIALAIEDDGRPNEAAAKSGMGLLGMRERVAALRGRLSFETGPHGSALRVIIPLAAAASGALEHAA